One segment of Pleuronectes platessa chromosome 21, fPlePla1.1, whole genome shotgun sequence DNA contains the following:
- the adrb1 gene encoding beta-1 adrenergic receptor has product MGDGGASSPLNFHNGTGDELPDAPGSSASEQWMAGLSLIMALIVLSIVFGNILVIVAIARTQRLQTLTNVFIVSLASADLIMGLLVVPFGAALEVRGSWMYGSFFCEFWISVDVLCVTASIETLCVIAIDRYVAITSPFRYQSLLTKARAKAMVCIVWAISALVSFLPILMHWSRDSVDTACYEDPECCDFVTNRAYAISSSVISFYIPLLVMLFVYARVYREAKKQLKKIDKCEGRFHNTLTGLTSKCKKRPSKILALREQKALKTLGIIMGTFTLCWLPFFIVNVVRVFSAAVVDKDLFVFLNWLGYVNSAFNPIIYCRSPDFRKAFKRLLCCPRQADRRLHVSSCDLSRYSGGFVSTLEQGALGLWPDCPGLDNSDSSLGATASKLPHSESQV; this is encoded by the coding sequence ATGGGGGACGGCGGCGCGTCCTCGCCGCTGAACTTCCACAATGGAACCGGGGACGAGCTGCCGGACGCACCGGGCTCCTCCGCGTCCGAGCAGTGGATGGCGGGGCTGAGCCTGATCATGGCTCTCATCGTCCTCTCCATCGTGTTCGGGAACATCCTGGTGATCGTGGCCATCGCCAGGACGCAGCGGCTGCAGACGCTCACCAACGTGTTCATCGTTTCCCTGGCGAGCGCGGACCTCATCATGGGGCTGCTGGTGGTGCCCTTTGGCGCCGCGCTCGAGGTGCGCGGCTCGTGGATGTACGGCTCCTTCTTCTGCGAGTTTTGGATCTCCGTGGACGTTCTCTGCGTCACAGCCAGCATTGAGACCCTGTGCGTAATCGCCATAGACAGGTACGTGGCCATCACCTCGCCTTTCCGCTACCAGAGCCTGCTGACCAAGGCTCGGGCCAAAGCCATGGTGTGCATCGTGTGGGCCATCTCTGCGCTCGTGTCCTTCCTCCCCATCCTCATGCACTGGTCCCGGGACAGCGTGGACACCGCCTGCTACGAGGACCCGGAGTGCTGCGACTTCGTCACCAACAGGGCTTACGCCATCTCCTCGTCCGTCATCTCTTTTTACATTCCTCTCCTGGTCATGCTCTTTGTTTACGCGCGCGTGTACCGGGAGGCGAagaagcagctgaagaagaTCGACAAGTGCGAGGGCAGGTTTCACAACACGCTGACCGGCCTGACCTCCAAGTGCAAGAAGAGGCCGTCCAAGATCCTGGCGCTCAGGGAGCAGAAGGCTCTCAAGACGCTCGGCATCATCATGGGCACGTTCACCCTGTGCTGGCTGCCCTTCTTCATCGTCAACGTGGTGCGCGTCTTCAGCGCGGCGGTGGTGGATAAGGACCTGTTCGTGTTCCTGAACTGGCTGGGCTACGTGAACTCCGCGTTCAACCCCATCATCTACTGCCGGAGCCCGGACTTCAGGAAGGCGTTCAAGCGGCTGCTGTGCTGCCCGAGGCAAGCGGACCGCCGGCTGCACGTCAGCTCCTGCGACCTGTCCCGCTACTCCGGCGGCTTCGTGTCCACGCTGGAGCAGGGCGCGCTGGGGCTGTGGCCGGACTGCCCCGGCCTGGACAACAGCGACAGCAGCCTGGGGGCCACTGCGAGCAAGCTGCCTCACTCTGAATCGCAGGTGTGA